A genomic window from Salmo salar unplaced genomic scaffold, Ssal_v3.1, whole genome shotgun sequence includes:
- the LOC123739537 gene encoding uncharacterized protein, protein MSDSETIELAALGRPFQLGMLYDCRRDVLIPGITLWDSEMLQKHINVRPQPNTDFKIIASDSSEAKSEALNVSASLDASFLGGLVSVKGSAEFLHDKKTSKRQSRVSLQYRTTTRFEQLTMDHLGVGNVKYSNVLQEGSATHVVTALLFGAQAFFVFDQEVSSGENHQDIQGNLQATIKKIPQMSIEGQANLKMSEEEQRETNKFNCTFHGDLALENNPVTFEDAIKVYAGLPFLLGENGEHAVPMTAWLYPLKNLDSAAAQLVRQISVCLVRRAQRLLDGLDNTDVQCQDMMKEDMAIKFPELKAKINKFRDLCSEYKLVFQKGLCKVLPNIRGGGMEEEELIKMLNSKERSPFQNNLMITYLDDREREMNVVRSYLDIMKEVQVVCSSSELDGIVLDKANDFVVCFAFSYLKEKEEYVLDLENYLLEESKSDFSLIPYNPNAAGKTTAEKWFRSGEVTTLTRQTINLFLDFKDSNKGRENLAFCIASIPNKHLTASSIHVYERGTLLSQQFELPSKPGVPTIKSLEHDCVHLQVNPPNLGVTSVESYQVLYQAEQADSEWTEVKSDGTTNQVTISRLDPYKKYRFSCKAVCRPGVSLSSDWTEYFRTRPCSPPGPPTEKRIESGSIRVNWDIPTIAGDDVEVIGYVVEYRKNVKAIDNQMWQTMKTTTRESTLEGLEADTAYSIRVFANCGEAGNSLPSSETVLTTLRVSDPQPKTSKSTRAKSEEFLTKSQKVEKGNPSIHWLNLEQKLGVSDSFDQYRFGKKVEQGNNKVILLLGATGAGKTTLVNVMINYILGVKWEERYRFKLIHEVTNRSQAESQTVVVTSYELYNQPGFQIPYSLTIIDTPGFGDTRGMAQDKLLTQMLKDFLCHPLGIDHIDALCFVVQATLVRLSPSQRYIFDSILSIFGKDVAENILMLVTFVDGKQIPVLEAIKAANLPCKKNKKGLPTHFKFNSSFVFSKETESSSEEDDSNDDHKAQCPDQWSSTFKEMKKFFQALESIESKDLTLTKKVLEERELLEKTLTHLTPQITAGLSKLSEIKSFKQCLENEDENMKQNKDFESEVNVLQVKRSKLSQDFATNCKICNFTCHTCCFLPNEDEIKSCAVMDDDGNCTECPGKCSSTDHDREKVLLTYETKTEKRTIQELKDNFMKAWDKSNETKEMLDKREDEFHMIEDALMNLIKQSSDCLKRLNDVALKPSSQSTVEYIEILIRTEEDERKPGS, encoded by the exons ATGTCTGACTCGGAGACCATCGAGCTAGCCGCTCTGGGCCGACCCTTCCAGCTGGGGATGCTGTATGACTGTCGTAGAGATGTCCTCATTCCAG GTATCACTCTCTGGGATTCTGAGATGCTGCAGAAACACATCAATGTCCGTCCACAACCAAACACTGACTTCAAAATCATTGCTTCAGACTCAAGTGAAGCCAAGTCAGAGGCTTTGAATGTGTCTGCATCTCTTGACGCCAGTTTCCTTGGTGGCTTAGTCAGTGTGAAGGGTTCTGCTGAATTCCTACATGACAAAAAGACCTCAAAGCGTCAGTCTAGGGTTTCTCTGCAGTACCGTACCACCACTCGCTTCGAGCAGTTGACCATGGACCACCTGGGGGTAGGAAATGTGAAATACTCTAATGTCTTACAAGAGGGCTCTGCAACCCATGTGGTGACTGCCCTGCTGTTTGGAGCGCAGGCCTTTTTCGTTTTTGACCAAGAGGTTTCCTCAGGAGAGAACCACCAGGACATCCAGGGAAACCTGCAGGCCACAATAAAAAAGATCCCTCAAATGTCAATAGAAGGGCAGGCAAATTTGAAGATGAGtgaggaagagcagagagagaccaatAAATTCAACTGCACTTTCCATGGTGATTTGGCACTAGAAAACAACCCTGTCACATTTGAAGATGCCATCAAGGTGTATGCTGGCCTGCCATTTCTGCTAGGGGAGAACGGAGAACATGCTGTGCCCATGACCGCCTGGCTCTATCCTCTCAAGAACCTGGACTCTGCAGCTGCCCAGCTAGTCAGGCAGATCAGTGTTTGCCTGGTGCGTCGCGCACAGCGACTCTTGGACGGACTCGACAATACTGATGTACAATGCCAGGACATGATGAAGGAAGACATGGCTATCAAGTTCCCTGAACTCAAAGCCAAAATCAACAAGTTCAGGGACTTGTGCTCAGAGTACAAGCTGGTGTTCCAGAAAGGTCTCTGCAAGGTTCTTCCCAACataagaggaggaggaatggaggaggaagagctgatAAAAATGCTCAACAGCAAAGAACGTTCTCCATTCCAGAATAACCTCATGATCACGTACctggacgacagagagagagagatgaatgttgTTCGCTCTTACCTTGACATAATGAAAGAGGTACAAGTTGTGTGCTCAAGCAGTGAATTGGATGGAATAGTGCTTGATAAAGCTAATGATTTTGTAGTGTGTTTTGCATTTTCCTATTTGAAGGAGAAAGAAGAGTATGTGTTAGACTTGGAGAACTACTTGCTGGAAGAATCAAAAAGTGATTTTTCACTGATACCTTACAATCCCAACGCAGCCGGGAAGACTACAGCAGAAAAGTGGTTTCGCTCGGGGGAGGTAACGACCCTAACTAGGCAAACCATAAATCTGTTCCTAGACTTCAAAGATTCAAACAAAGGCAGAGAAAATCTTGCATTCTGCATTGCATCAATTCCAAACAAACACCTCACTGCTTCCTCCATCCATGTCTATGAAAGAGGGACACTTTTGAGTCAACAGTTTGAGCTGCCATCAAAGCCAGGTGTTCCCACCATCAAGAGTCTGGAGCATGACTGTGTCCACTTGCAAGTCAACCCTCCCAACCTTGGTGTTACCTCTGTGGAGTCGTACCAGGTTTTGTACCAGGCTGAGCAGGCTGACTCTGAGTGGACAGAGGTGAAATCGGATGGTACAACTAACCAGGTCACCATCAGTCGTTTGGACCCTTACAAAAAGTACCGCTTTAGCTGCAAGGCAGTGTGCAGACCTGGTGTGAGCCTCTCCAGTGACTGGACAGAATATTTCAGGACCCGCCCATGTAGCCCCCCTGGACCACCCACAGAGAAGAGGATAGAATCGGGAAGTATCAGAGTGAACTGGGACATTCCTACCATAGCGGGAGATGATGTTGAAGTCATTGGTTATGTGGTTGAATACAGAAAGAATGTAAAGGCTATAGACAATCAGATGTGGCAGACCATGAAAACCACCACTAGAGAGAGTACACTGGAAGGACTTGAGGCTGACACTGCATACAGCATCAGAGTCTTTGCTAACTGTGGCGAAGCAGGgaatagtctacccagttctgaGACTGTGCTGACTACCCTTAGGGTCTCTGATCCCCAACCGAAGACGAGCAAATCAACCAGAGCAAAAAGTGAGGAGTTCCTCACAAAATCCCAGAAGGTGGAAAAGGGCAACCCCTCAATCCACTGGCTGAATCTGGAACAGAAGTTGGGTGTAAGTGACAGTTTTGACCAGTACAGATTTGGGAAGAAAGTTGAGCAAGGTAATAACAAGGTGATATTGCTTCTGGGGGCCACAGGTGCAGGAAAAACAACTCTGGTCAATGTCATGATAAACTACATTCTCGGGGTAAAGTGGGAAGAACGTTACCGCTTTAAGCTCATCCATGAGGTGACCAACAGGTCACAGGCTGAGAGCCAGACTGTGGTTGTGACATCATACGAGCTCTACAACCAGCCAGGCTTTCAGATTCCTTATTCTCTGACCATCATTGACACACCAGGGTTCGGAGACACCAGAGGAATGGCTCAAGATAAATTGCTCACCCAGATGTTGAAGGATTTCTTGTGTCATCCTTTAGGGATTGATCACATTGATGCACTCTGCTTTGTAGTGCAGGCAACACTTGTTCGTCTCAGTCCTTCCCAGAGATACATCTTTGATTCCATCCTGTCCATCTTTGGAAAGGATGTTGCTGAAAACATCCTGATGCTTGTGACATTTGTAGATGGGAAGCAAATACCGGTGCTAGAGGCCATCAAAGCTGCAAATCTGCCTTGTAAGAAAAACAAGAAGGGGCTACCAACCCATTTCAAATTCAACAGTTCATTTGTGTTCTCAAAGGAGACGGAGAGCAGCTCTGAAGAGGATGATTCCAATGATGATCATAAGGCCCAGTGTCCAGATCAATGGAGTTCAACTTTCAAGGAGATGAAGAAATTTTTCCAAGCACTGGAAAGCATTGAGAGTAAAGATCTGACCCTGACAAAGAAAGTTCTGGAAGAACGTGAGCTTCTGGAGAAGACATTGACACACCTGACCCCTCAGATCACAGCAGGTCTGTCAAAGCTAAGTGAGATCAAAAGCTTCAAACAGTGTCTGGAGAACGAGGACGAGAACATGAAACAGAACAAAGATTTTGAATCTGAGGTAAATGTGCTGCAGGTGAAGAGAAGCAAATTATCCCAAGACTTTGCAACAAACTGCAAGATATGCAATTTCACATGTCACACCTGCTGTTTCCTCCCAAATGAGGATGAAATCAAAAGTTGTGCCGTGATGGATGATGATGGCAACTGTACCGAATGTCCAGGAAAATGCTCTTCCACTGACCACGACAGGGAAAAAGTCTTGTTGACATATGAAACAAAGACTGAGAAAAGGACTATTCAAGAACTGAAGGACAACTTCATGAAGGCATGGGACAagtctaatgaaaccaaggagATGCTGGATAAACGTGAGGATGAGTTTCATATGATTGAGGACGCGCTGATGAATTTGATCAAGCAGTCTTCTGACTGTCTCAAGAGACTTAATGATGTTGCCCTGAAACCAAGCTCTCAGTCCACTGTGGAGTACATTGAGATACTCATTCGCACAGAGG